The Gavia stellata isolate bGavSte3 chromosome 1, bGavSte3.hap2, whole genome shotgun sequence genome has a segment encoding these proteins:
- the VTCN1 gene encoding V-set domain-containing T-cell activation inhibitor 1 produces MASQGQVIFWSMTTVIIILAVVIALIIGFGVSGKRSISVTALTSPGNIGQRGILGCTFEPDIRMGSIVIQWAKAGVAGLVHEFKGGKDHLQEQDALFQGRTAIFVDQVMGGNASLELKDVQLSDAGTYQCSVTTARGSGAAVLRYRTGAFSTPKVHVENSSSGDTLQCEAPRWFPQPAVRWTAYSNAGEYLPHVANTSYELNAENITLKVVSFLHNITANVTYTCVIENNIAKATGNIKVTASHCSSATDFSITRGTNLQLVNLNAASVSSSLPACHWMLLLPLYLLSI; encoded by the exons cATGACTACAGTCATTATCATCCTGGCTGTGGTGATTGCCCTGATCATCGGGTTTGGTGTCTCAG GAAAACGCTCCATCAGCGTGACGGCGCTGACGTCTCCAGGGAACATCGGCCAGCgtggcatcctgggctgcactTTTGAGCCTGACATCCGGATGGGCAGCATAGTGATCCAGTGGGCCAAGGCAGGAGTAGCCGGGCTGGTTCATGAGTTTAAAGGTGGGAAGGACCACCTGCAAGAGCAAGACGCATTGTTTCAGGGCCGCACGGCGATATTTGTGGACCAGGTGATGGGTGGCAACGCTTCCCTGGAGCTGAAGGATGTGCAGCTCTCCGACGCTGGCACCTACCAGTGCTCCGTCACCACGGCCAGAGGGAGCGGAGCGGCAGTGCTGCGGTACAGGACGGGAG CCTTCAGCACCCCCAAGGTCCATgtggagaacagcagcagcgGGGACACGTTGCAGTGCGAAGCACCGCGCTGGTTCCCTCAACCTGCCGTGCGCTGGACAGCCTACAGCAACGCTGGGGAGTACCTACCTCACGTTGCCAACACCAGCTACGAGCTGAACGCCGAAAACATCACTCTGAAAGTGGTTTCCTTTCTGCACAATATTACTGCTAACGTCACCTACACCTGCGTGATTGAAAACAACATTGCCAAGGCTACAGGCAACATCAAAGTGACAG CCTCTCACTGTTCTTCTGCTACAGATTTCAGCATTACAAGGGGGACCAACTTGCAGCTGGTGAACCTGAATGCAGCGTCAGTGTCCTCCTCCCTTCCAGCCTGTCACTGGATGCTTCTGCTTCCCCTGTACCTGCTGTCGATATAA